In Methanococcoides sp. LMO-2, the genomic stretch CCCATACCTCGAGGAGCAGTTCCTGCAACTGATAGGCAGGCATCATCTCGATGTGAACGTGTATGGAAAGAAGAACGGCCACTTCCCTGTAAGTGGAGAATATGATGTGGATGCCGTTATAGATGGAGTTAACAGCTCACTTCAGGCCATGAATGCAGACGTCCCTCTCCTGACACATTCAACTCCTGCGGTCGCCAGGGAGAACATACCTGCACTTCCTGTAAGGCCACCCACGTTCTGTGCAGGATGCATGCACCGAAATGTTTTCTATGCTTTCAAGAAAGCAGCAGCGAAGCTGAAGAAAGAGAACGGAAAAGGCACCGTATTCTCAGGTGACATCGGTTGCTACACCCTCGGAAATGCCCAGCCTCTCAACATGGTGGACACCTGCCTCTGTATGGGTGCGGGTATCAGTATGGCAGCAGGCCTTTCCCACACACAACAATACCAGAATGGAAATTATGCTAAACAGGTGGCCTTCATCGGGGACTCCACTTTCTTCCATTCCGGAATCGCTGCAATGATCAGCGCCGTTTACAATAATGCTGACATCACACTGGCAGTCCTTGACAACCGAACCACTGCCATGACAGGACATCAGCCACATCCGGGGATCGGACTGACAGCTATGGGCAATCCTACAAAAGCGATCGATATTGCCGAAGTGCTCCGAAGCTGTGGCGTGGACCTTGTTGAGACCATCGGGGCGGATGACCTTGGTGAATGCATCGACATGGCAAAAAAAGCAATTGAGTACGAAGGACCCTCTGCTGTGGTCTTCAAAGGAAAATGTGTGGGCATCACAAAAGCAACCGGACAATACGTGATCGATGAAGAGAAATGCACAGGTTGCAACTTCTGTGTCTCACAGCTTGGATGTCCTGCAATCTTCTCGATGTCTTCCGGAATACCGCAGATACAGGACAACTGCACTGGTTGCAGTCTCTGTGCACAGGTCTGTCCGTCGGATGCTATCGTCCTCAGGGAGGTACTACAATGAAATTCGATATTCTTATTGCAGGTGTGGGAGGCCAGGGAGTTGTACTTGCATCCCGCCTGCTGGCAACGGCTGCCATAGATGCCGGCTACCATGTGGCCACCGCTGAGACCATCGGTATGGCCCAGAGAGAAGGCTCTGTTACCAGCCACGTCAGGATCGGAGATGAGGTCTGTGGATCACTCATCCCTGCCGGGAATGCAGACCTGATAATCGGTCTTGAGCCTGCGGAAGCCGCAAGGAACATCCATTTCCTGAGCAAGGACGGCAGCATCGTAGTAAATGAACACGCTGTGATCCCTTCAGCTTCAGCCATCAATACTGAATACATCCCGGAACAGGTCATCGAATTCCTGAAAGAGAACTGCCAGGAAACAATAAACGTGGA encodes the following:
- a CDS encoding thiamine pyrophosphate-dependent enzyme, encoding MSSLYAKEAIKDHSDRYSHFKVATVHPFPEKAALEFLSDITDLIVIEELDPYLEEQFLQLIGRHHLDVNVYGKKNGHFPVSGEYDVDAVIDGVNSSLQAMNADVPLLTHSTPAVARENIPALPVRPPTFCAGCMHRNVFYAFKKAAAKLKKENGKGTVFSGDIGCYTLGNAQPLNMVDTCLCMGAGISMAAGLSHTQQYQNGNYAKQVAFIGDSTFFHSGIAAMISAVYNNADITLAVLDNRTTAMTGHQPHPGIGLTAMGNPTKAIDIAEVLRSCGVDLVETIGADDLGECIDMAKKAIEYEGPSAVVFKGKCVGITKATGQYVIDEEKCTGCNFCVSQLGCPAIFSMSSGIPQIQDNCTGCSLCAQVCPSDAIVLREVLQ
- a CDS encoding indolepyruvate oxidoreductase subunit beta; its protein translation is MKFDILIAGVGGQGVVLASRLLATAAIDAGYHVATAETIGMAQREGSVTSHVRIGDEVCGSLIPAGNADLIIGLEPAEAARNIHFLSKDGSIVVNEHAVIPSASAINTEYIPEQVIEFLKENCQETINVDFTQLAKEAGTYRAANVAMLAAAAGADLLPFNPDELWSVLEKMVPEKYRELNRKAFDMSLEKVSDIRRA